In one Bradyrhizobium cosmicum genomic region, the following are encoded:
- a CDS encoding ubiquinol-cytochrome c reductase iron-sulfur subunit, whose protein sequence is MSRASFSITSSSSESTAEPDIDASAEQTRRTLLLGALATTVCLGCSVQARAGEDPPGSDERPKKGDQLVFSEGEQEGRLITSADIPRGGPPVHAWPKDPSTSVVRNASRLNEILIIRLDPAELDEQTRARAVDGILAYSAICSHAGCPVTAWVKSDVGDKEVFKCMCHNSEYDPRASAQVVFGPAPRRLAALPIALADGSLSVAGNFVGKVGGVQPG, encoded by the coding sequence ATGTCGCGCGCATCATTCAGCATCACCTCCTCATCCTCCGAGAGCACCGCGGAGCCTGACATCGACGCAAGTGCGGAGCAGACGCGGCGAACGCTGCTGCTTGGGGCGCTCGCGACCACCGTGTGCCTCGGTTGTTCCGTGCAGGCTCGCGCGGGCGAGGATCCGCCCGGCTCCGACGAGCGTCCGAAGAAGGGCGACCAGCTGGTCTTCTCCGAAGGTGAGCAGGAAGGAAGGCTGATCACCTCCGCTGACATCCCGAGGGGCGGACCGCCGGTGCATGCCTGGCCGAAGGATCCGAGCACATCGGTGGTACGCAACGCCTCTCGCCTCAACGAGATCCTGATCATCCGTCTCGATCCCGCCGAGCTCGACGAGCAAACCCGTGCGCGGGCCGTCGACGGCATCCTCGCCTATTCGGCGATCTGTTCGCATGCCGGCTGTCCTGTCACCGCTTGGGTCAAGAGCGACGTCGGCGACAAGGAGGTGTTCAAGTGCATGTGCCACAACTCCGAATACGATCCCCGTGCGAGCGCGCAGGTCGTGTTCGGGCCGGCGCCGCGGCGGCTCGCCGCCCTGCCGATTGCGCTCGCCGACGGCTCGCTCAGCGTCGCCGGTAACTTCGTCGGAAAGGTGGGAGGCGTGCAGCCAGGATGA
- a CDS encoding methanol/ethanol family PQQ-dependent dehydrogenase produces the protein MKTSKQTSVTRKQWYLSGFVAFTCLVSTAAFAGPIENYSPVTQQRLENPEPSNWMLYRRTYDGQGYSPLDQINTSNVKNLTPVWTFATGVVEGHEAPPLVNNGVMFVTTPMGQVIAIDARTGDEYWRYKRQLPDDLFQLHPTNRGVGLWEDKLYLATTDDHVVALDAKTGKVLWDTKVQDYRKGQYMTLMPLIIEGKVIVGGSGGELGVRGYVAAFDAKDGKELWRTFTIPGEGEPGHDTWQGDDWKTGGGSAWMTGNYDKDTKTIYWGVGNAAPWPGETHPGDNLYTSSVLALDPNNGKIKTYHQYHQNDSWDWDEVDAPMLIDLQRDGRTIKSLIHPGRDAIFWVLERTPTKINYVAGWPFVATDVWKGIDETGKPIVDPAHKPVIGKRVEFCPSLWGGKDWPSAAYSQKTGLVYVPANENFCGGFTGEKVPLKAGELWLGTKPEDIGLKTKPGADHFGELQAWDPATGKKVWQHNFPKSQLFGSVTATAGDLVFVGGTNDRNFRAFNAKTGELLWEQKTNSGIMGMPVSYEIDGTQYIAIQSGWGVDAQRIQDALVTNNIGIEANVPQGGVVWVFALKK, from the coding sequence ATGAAAACGTCCAAGCAAACGTCGGTCACCAGGAAGCAATGGTACCTGTCCGGCTTCGTCGCCTTCACCTGTCTCGTTTCGACCGCCGCGTTCGCCGGCCCGATCGAGAATTATTCTCCGGTGACCCAGCAGCGCCTGGAAAATCCGGAACCCAGCAACTGGATGCTCTATCGGCGCACGTATGACGGGCAGGGCTACAGCCCGCTCGACCAGATCAACACGTCGAACGTGAAGAATCTCACCCCGGTCTGGACGTTTGCCACCGGCGTGGTCGAGGGCCACGAGGCACCGCCGCTCGTCAACAACGGCGTGATGTTCGTGACGACCCCGATGGGACAGGTGATCGCGATCGACGCCAGGACCGGCGACGAATATTGGCGCTACAAGCGGCAGCTCCCCGACGATCTGTTCCAGTTGCATCCAACCAATCGTGGCGTTGGCCTGTGGGAGGACAAGCTCTATCTCGCCACCACCGACGACCACGTTGTCGCGCTCGACGCCAAGACCGGCAAAGTCCTGTGGGACACCAAGGTGCAGGACTACAGGAAGGGTCAGTATATGACCCTGATGCCGCTGATTATCGAGGGCAAGGTCATCGTCGGTGGCTCCGGTGGTGAGCTCGGCGTGCGCGGCTACGTCGCCGCGTTCGACGCCAAGGACGGCAAGGAGCTGTGGCGCACCTTCACCATTCCCGGCGAGGGCGAGCCCGGTCACGACACCTGGCAGGGCGACGATTGGAAGACCGGCGGCGGTTCTGCCTGGATGACCGGCAATTACGACAAGGATACCAAGACGATCTATTGGGGCGTCGGTAACGCCGCGCCGTGGCCGGGCGAGACGCATCCGGGCGATAATCTTTACACCTCGTCGGTGCTCGCGCTTGATCCGAACAACGGCAAGATCAAAACCTATCACCAGTACCACCAGAACGATTCCTGGGACTGGGACGAGGTCGATGCACCCATGCTGATCGACCTGCAACGCGATGGCCGCACCATCAAGAGCCTGATCCATCCCGGCCGCGATGCGATCTTCTGGGTGCTGGAGCGCACCCCGACCAAGATCAATTACGTCGCCGGATGGCCGTTCGTCGCGACCGACGTCTGGAAGGGCATCGACGAGACCGGCAAGCCGATCGTCGATCCCGCGCACAAGCCGGTCATCGGCAAGCGGGTCGAGTTCTGCCCGTCGCTGTGGGGCGGCAAGGATTGGCCGTCGGCGGCCTATAGCCAGAAGACCGGCCTCGTCTACGTGCCTGCCAACGAGAATTTCTGCGGCGGCTTCACGGGCGAGAAGGTTCCGCTCAAGGCGGGCGAGCTCTGGCTCGGCACCAAGCCGGAAGACATCGGCCTGAAGACCAAGCCGGGGGCGGATCATTTCGGCGAGCTCCAGGCCTGGGATCCCGCCACGGGGAAGAAGGTGTGGCAGCACAACTTCCCGAAATCCCAGTTGTTCGGTTCGGTGACGGCGACGGCGGGCGACCTCGTCTTCGTCGGCGGCACCAACGATCGCAACTTCCGCGCCTTCAACGCCAAGACCGGCGAGCTGTTGTGGGAGCAGAAGACCAACTCCGGCATCATGGGCATGCCGGTGTCCTATGAGATCGACGGCACCCAGTATATCGCGATCCAGTCGGGCTGGGGCGTCGACGCGCAGCGCATCCAGGATGCACTCGTGACCAATAACATTGGCATCGAGGCGAACGTGCCGCAAGGCGGCGTCGTCTGGGTGTTCGCGCTGAAGAAATAA
- a CDS encoding 3-hydroxybutyryl-CoA dehydrogenase: MIQTVGIIGAGTMGNGIAQICAAAGLSVVMVDISDAAVNRGLATVGGSLERLVKKEKMSAADRDATLKRITGTTDRAKLASCDLVIEAATENEELKVKILKDLCATLSPRTLLATNTSSISITKLAAATDRPDRFIGMHFFNPVPVMALLELIRGLQTSDDTHAKALDFAQRVGKVAITAKNSPGFAVNRILCPMINEAIFALQEGIATAEEIDAGMKLGCNHPIGPLALADLVGLDTMLSVMEVFYKGFNDPKYRPAPLLREMVDAGHLGRKTGQGFYTYGA, translated from the coding sequence ATGATCCAGACGGTTGGCATCATCGGGGCAGGGACCATGGGGAACGGCATCGCGCAGATCTGCGCGGCGGCCGGTCTTTCGGTCGTGATGGTCGACATTTCCGATGCGGCGGTGAACCGCGGCCTCGCCACCGTCGGCGGCAGCCTTGAGCGGCTGGTCAAGAAGGAGAAGATGTCGGCGGCCGACCGCGACGCCACGCTCAAGCGCATCACCGGCACCACCGACCGGGCGAAGCTTGCCAGTTGTGATCTCGTCATCGAGGCCGCGACCGAGAACGAGGAGCTCAAGGTCAAGATCCTGAAGGACCTCTGCGCCACTCTGTCGCCGCGCACGCTGCTCGCGACCAATACCTCGTCGATCTCGATTACCAAGCTCGCAGCCGCAACTGATCGTCCCGACCGCTTCATCGGCATGCACTTCTTCAACCCGGTGCCGGTAATGGCGCTGCTCGAGCTGATCCGCGGCTTGCAGACCTCCGACGATACCCATGCCAAGGCGCTCGATTTCGCCCAGCGCGTCGGCAAGGTGGCGATCACCGCGAAGAACAGTCCGGGCTTTGCCGTCAACCGCATCCTCTGCCCGATGATCAACGAGGCGATCTTCGCGCTGCAGGAAGGCATCGCGACCGCCGAGGAGATCGACGCCGGCATGAAGCTCGGCTGCAACCATCCGATCGGGCCGCTGGCACTCGCCGATCTGGTCGGCCTCGACACCATGCTGTCGGTGATGGAGGTCTTTTACAAAGGCTTCAACGACCCCAAATACCGCCCGGCCCCCTTGCTCAGGGAAATGGTCGATGCCGGCCATCTCGGCCGCAAGACCGGGCAGGGCTTTTACACTTACGGCGCCTGA
- a CDS encoding group III truncated hemoglobin — protein MSDRLKAEREAAVARRNLLTQDAIERTGITEEMIGELVTRFYGRVREDALLGPVFAIVQNWDEHLAKLRDFWSSVVLMSGRYHGSPMRAHMPLSLIGDHFDSWLDLFEQTAREVCPPPAAALFIDKARRIADSFEMASATIAGRIAAPRHVLRS, from the coding sequence ATGTCGGATCGACTGAAGGCCGAGCGCGAAGCTGCGGTCGCACGGCGGAACCTGCTGACCCAGGATGCGATCGAGCGCACCGGGATTACCGAAGAGATGATCGGGGAACTCGTCACCCGCTTCTACGGACGCGTGCGCGAGGATGCGCTGCTGGGACCGGTGTTCGCGATCGTGCAGAACTGGGACGAGCATCTCGCCAAGCTCCGGGATTTCTGGTCGTCGGTCGTCCTGATGAGCGGCCGCTATCATGGCTCGCCGATGCGGGCGCATATGCCGCTGAGCCTCATCGGCGATCATTTCGACAGCTGGCTCGATCTGTTCGAACAGACCGCGCGCGAGGTTTGCCCGCCCCCGGCAGCCGCGCTGTTCATCGACAAGGCGCGGCGCATCGCCGACAGTTTTGAGATGGCATCGGCGACGATTGCCGGCCGTATCGCCGCGCCGCGTCACGTGCTGAGGTCCTGA